In Achromobacter xylosoxidans A8, a single window of DNA contains:
- the pap gene encoding polyphosphate:AMP phosphotransferase, translating to MFAEAEADPSLSKEEFKPLEAKLRVALLNAQYQRLQKADKTLLIVIAGIDGAGKGATVNLLNEWMDPRHIKTLAYGPREGAALQRPPFWRYWNDLPPKGSTGIVFGSWYAPLLFEATRKKPDQNSIEAQAAAIRHFEAMLAAEGVQIVKLWFHLSAKAQKARAERLLASPETSWQVSPIDLKVYKKYDRIRNAGQVVLNRTDSGHAPWVVIPSADEDIRAARTAEAVLAAMRQRGVPRIPPAFVAHARTTRVVDRLGELDYEAKTDKDDYESELGLLQGRLARAARSKKFQERSLVLVFEGQDAAGKGGAIRRVTHALDARQFDITPVSAPNSEEQARPYLWRFWRHVPRHGRIAIFDRSWYGRVLVERVEKLTAPANWRRAYAEINDFEGQLAASGALVLKFWLAVTPDVQLERFKERENSPFKNFKITADDWRNRDKWKDYAAAANEMLARTDLAHAPWHLVSANDKRYARLQVLRHIVEAMEDQL from the coding sequence ATGTTTGCAGAAGCCGAAGCCGACCCCAGCCTATCCAAGGAAGAATTCAAGCCGCTGGAGGCGAAGCTGCGCGTCGCCTTGCTGAACGCGCAGTACCAGCGCCTGCAGAAGGCCGACAAGACGCTGCTGATCGTGATCGCGGGCATAGACGGCGCCGGCAAGGGCGCCACCGTCAACCTGCTGAACGAGTGGATGGATCCGCGCCACATCAAGACGCTGGCCTACGGGCCGCGTGAAGGCGCCGCGCTGCAGCGTCCGCCATTCTGGCGCTATTGGAACGACCTGCCGCCCAAAGGCAGCACCGGCATCGTCTTCGGATCCTGGTACGCGCCGCTGCTGTTCGAGGCCACGCGCAAGAAGCCTGACCAGAACAGCATCGAGGCGCAAGCCGCGGCCATCCGCCACTTCGAGGCCATGCTCGCCGCCGAAGGCGTGCAGATCGTCAAGCTCTGGTTCCATTTGTCGGCCAAGGCGCAGAAGGCCCGCGCCGAACGCCTGCTGGCCAGCCCCGAAACCTCCTGGCAGGTCAGCCCGATCGACCTGAAGGTCTACAAGAAGTACGACCGCATCCGCAACGCCGGCCAGGTGGTGCTGAACCGCACGGACAGCGGCCACGCGCCCTGGGTCGTGATCCCCAGCGCGGACGAGGACATCCGCGCCGCGCGCACCGCCGAAGCGGTGCTGGCCGCCATGCGCCAGCGCGGCGTGCCGCGCATCCCGCCCGCCTTCGTGGCGCATGCCCGGACCACCCGCGTCGTCGACCGCCTGGGCGAACTGGACTACGAGGCCAAGACCGACAAGGACGATTACGAATCCGAACTGGGCCTGCTGCAAGGCCGGCTGGCGCGGGCGGCGCGCTCAAAGAAATTCCAGGAACGCTCGCTGGTGCTGGTATTCGAGGGCCAGGACGCGGCTGGCAAGGGCGGCGCGATCCGCCGTGTGACGCATGCGCTGGACGCGCGGCAGTTCGACATCACGCCCGTATCCGCGCCCAACAGCGAGGAACAGGCCAGGCCCTATCTGTGGCGCTTCTGGCGTCACGTGCCGCGCCATGGGCGCATCGCCATCTTCGACCGGTCCTGGTATGGCCGCGTGCTGGTCGAGCGCGTCGAAAAACTGACCGCGCCTGCCAACTGGCGCCGCGCCTACGCCGAGATCAACGACTTCGAGGGGCAACTGGCGGCCAGCGGCGCGCTGGTGCTGAAGTTCTGGCTGGCCGTGACGCCGGACGTGCAGCTGGAGCGCTTCAAGGAACGCGAGAATTCCCCCTTCAAGAATTTCAAGATCACGGCCGACGACTGGCGCAACCGCGACAAATGGAAGGACTACGCGGCCGCGGCCAACGAGATGCTGGCGCGTACCGACCTCGCGCACGCGCCCTGGCATCTGGTGTCGGCCAACGACAAGCGCTACGCTCGATTGCAAGTGCTGCGACACATCGTCGAAGCCATGGAAGACCAACTCTGA
- a CDS encoding YeeE/YedE family protein, which translates to MVALIAFASGLVFGLGLIISGMANPAKVLGFLDLAGAWDPSLAFVMGGAVLVTAAGFALLRRRRASLSGEPMRWPTATQVDLRLAVGSVAFGAGWGLAGFCPGPALVAAAAGVTEALIFVAAMVAGMAIFSVLEKFKSR; encoded by the coding sequence ATGGTCGCGCTGATCGCCTTCGCATCGGGCCTGGTGTTCGGCCTGGGCCTCATCATTTCCGGCATGGCCAATCCGGCCAAGGTGCTGGGCTTCCTTGACCTCGCCGGCGCCTGGGATCCGTCGCTGGCTTTCGTGATGGGCGGCGCCGTGCTGGTGACCGCGGCGGGCTTCGCACTCTTGCGCCGCCGCCGCGCCAGCCTGTCGGGCGAACCCATGCGTTGGCCCACGGCCACCCAGGTGGACTTGCGCCTGGCCGTCGGCAGCGTGGCGTTTGGTGCGGGCTGGGGGCTGGCCGGTTTCTGCCCGGGACCGGCACTGGTGGCCGCGGCGGCCGGCGTGACCGAGGCGTTGATTTTCGTGGCCGCCATGGTGGCAGGCATGGCGATATTTTCAGTCCTGGAAAAATTCAAAAGCCGGTAA
- a CDS encoding ABC transporter ATP-binding protein: MNDANIAATTDTPKVLLDVNGIEVIYNHVILVLKGVSLQVPEGKIVALLGANGAGKTTTLRAISNLLKGERGDVTKGHIQYRDQRIEKLSPAELVKRGVVQVMEGRHCFAHLTIEENLLTGAYTRSMSRGDTAAALERVYQYFPRLKQRRTSQSGYTSGGEQQMTAIGRALMANPNMILLDEPSMGLAPQIVEEIFEIVRDLNQRERVSFLLAEQNTNIALRYADYGYILENGRVMMDGAAADLAQNEDVKEFYLGISSGERKSFRDNKFYRRRKRWLA; encoded by the coding sequence ATGAACGACGCCAATATTGCTGCCACGACAGACACCCCCAAGGTGCTGCTCGACGTGAACGGCATCGAGGTGATCTACAACCACGTGATCCTGGTGCTCAAGGGTGTTTCCCTGCAAGTGCCGGAAGGCAAGATCGTGGCCTTGCTCGGCGCCAACGGCGCGGGCAAGACCACCACCTTGCGCGCCATCTCGAACCTGCTCAAGGGCGAGCGCGGCGACGTCACCAAGGGCCATATCCAGTACCGCGACCAGCGTATCGAAAAGCTGTCGCCGGCGGAGCTGGTCAAGCGCGGCGTGGTGCAGGTGATGGAAGGCCGGCACTGCTTTGCCCACCTGACCATCGAGGAAAACCTGCTGACAGGCGCCTATACGCGCAGCATGAGCCGCGGCGACACCGCGGCGGCGCTGGAGCGCGTCTACCAGTATTTTCCGCGCCTGAAGCAGCGCCGCACCAGCCAGTCCGGCTACACCTCGGGCGGCGAACAGCAGATGACCGCCATCGGCCGCGCGCTGATGGCCAACCCCAACATGATTTTGCTGGACGAGCCCTCCATGGGCCTGGCGCCGCAGATCGTCGAAGAGATCTTCGAGATCGTGCGCGACCTGAACCAGCGCGAGCGCGTCAGCTTCCTGCTGGCCGAGCAGAACACCAATATCGCGCTGCGCTATGCCGACTACGGCTACATCCTTGAAAACGGCCGCGTAATGATGGACGGCGCCGCCGCCGACCTGGCCCAGAACGAGGACGTGAAGGAGTTCTACCTGGGCATATCCAGCGGCGAACGCAAGAGTTTCCGCGACAACAAGTTCTACCGCCGGCGCAAGCGCTGGCTGGCGTGA
- a CDS encoding sulfite exporter TauE/SafE family protein, translated as MIDTVLAVSAALGACVGLILGLTGAGGAIMAVPLLVFGLHLQVSQAAPIALLAVGLSAALGAVLGLRKGQVRYRAAGFMAVTGILVSPLGLWAARRLPNAPLAIIFAGVLGMVAWRMWNQGAKPATAVHAAPRTPPCQLNASTGRLRWTAPCARALTGAGLVAGFLSGLLGVGGGFVIVPALRRATDLTMQAIVGTSLAVIALVSASGVVAAAAGGHLDWRIAAPFTAAAVLGMLAGRKVADRFPPRRLQQSFALFAGVVAVAMLVKGMLALLAAA; from the coding sequence ATGATCGATACGGTGTTGGCCGTCAGCGCGGCGCTGGGGGCGTGCGTGGGCCTGATACTCGGGCTGACCGGCGCCGGCGGCGCCATCATGGCGGTGCCGCTGCTGGTCTTCGGCCTGCACTTGCAGGTCTCGCAGGCCGCGCCCATCGCCTTGCTGGCAGTGGGCCTGTCCGCCGCGCTGGGCGCGGTGCTGGGCTTGCGCAAGGGCCAGGTCCGCTATCGCGCGGCGGGCTTCATGGCCGTCACCGGCATACTGGTTTCGCCGCTGGGCCTGTGGGCGGCGCGGCGCCTGCCCAATGCGCCGCTGGCCATCATCTTCGCCGGCGTGCTGGGCATGGTGGCGTGGCGCATGTGGAACCAGGGCGCCAAGCCCGCGACGGCGGTCCATGCCGCGCCGCGCACCCCGCCCTGCCAGCTCAACGCCAGTACCGGCAGGCTGCGCTGGACCGCGCCCTGCGCGCGCGCCTTGACGGGCGCGGGCCTGGTCGCGGGCTTTCTGTCCGGTTTGCTGGGTGTGGGCGGCGGCTTCGTCATCGTGCCCGCGTTGCGCCGCGCCACGGACCTGACCATGCAGGCCATTGTCGGCACCTCACTGGCGGTGATCGCGCTGGTGTCCGCCAGCGGCGTCGTGGCCGCCGCGGCGGGCGGACATCTGGATTGGCGCATCGCGGCGCCGTTCACGGCGGCTGCGGTGCTGGGCATGCTGGCCGGCCGCAAGGTGGCCGACCGCTTTCCGCCGCGGCGCCTGCAGCAAAGCTTCGCGCTGTTCGCGGGCGTGGTGGCCGTGGCGATGCTGGTCAAGGGCATGCTGGCGCTGCTGGCGGCCGCGTGA
- a CDS encoding YeeE/YedE family protein, which yields MSLDWSAFTPWSAGAGGLLIGAAAVLLMAGAGRIAGISGVVGGLLQGERDGMWRLAFLIGLLVSPWLYRLGSALPPVVVEASTTRLIVAGLLVGIGTRYASGCTSGHGVCGVSRGSRRSLTATALFMGAGFAVVYVIRHLGAL from the coding sequence GTGAGCCTGGACTGGTCCGCCTTCACTCCCTGGTCCGCGGGCGCGGGCGGCCTGCTCATCGGCGCGGCTGCCGTGCTGTTGATGGCGGGCGCGGGCCGCATCGCGGGCATCAGCGGGGTTGTGGGCGGCCTGCTTCAGGGCGAACGCGACGGCATGTGGCGGCTGGCCTTTCTAATCGGCCTGCTGGTTTCGCCCTGGCTGTACCGCCTGGGCAGCGCCTTGCCGCCTGTGGTGGTGGAGGCCAGCACCACGCGCCTGATCGTGGCGGGCTTGCTGGTCGGCATCGGCACGCGCTACGCCTCGGGCTGCACCAGCGGCCACGGCGTCTGCGGTGTGTCGCGCGGATCGCGCCGCTCGCTGACCGCTACCGCCTTGTTCATGGGCGCGGGCTTTGCCGTGGTCTACGTCATCCGTCATCTGGGAGCGCTCTGA
- a CDS encoding HIT family protein yields the protein MSARDPNCPLCQEDGGTLLWRGPHLRIIEVDDPDYPGFTRVIWNGHLAEMTSLSTDGRDLLMRAVYVVEEAQQSVLGPDKINLASLGNMVPHLHWHVIPRWRGDRHFPDPIWAPPRVAAGAESAEWQERQARVQALLPRYRDRLVEAMNALLWH from the coding sequence GTGAGCGCACGCGATCCCAACTGTCCGCTATGCCAGGAAGACGGCGGCACGCTGCTGTGGCGTGGCCCGCACTTACGCATCATCGAGGTGGACGACCCCGACTATCCGGGCTTCACGCGGGTGATCTGGAACGGCCACCTGGCCGAAATGACCAGCCTGTCCACCGACGGCCGCGACCTGCTGATGCGGGCCGTGTACGTGGTGGAGGAAGCGCAACAATCGGTCCTGGGACCCGACAAGATCAACCTGGCTTCGCTGGGCAACATGGTGCCGCACCTGCATTGGCATGTGATCCCGCGCTGGCGCGGCGACCGCCATTTCCCCGATCCGATCTGGGCGCCGCCGCGCGTCGCCGCCGGCGCGGAATCCGCGGAATGGCAGGAGCGTCAGGCGCGCGTGCAGGCGCTGCTGCCGCGCTACCGCGACCGGCTGGTCGAGGCCATGAACGCCCTGCTCTGGCACTGA
- a CDS encoding MBL fold metallo-hydrolase: MSPQIQAFFDPVTATVTYVVHEPAPGGACAIIDSVLDYDPKSGRCSTASADRVADYVRQHGLKTEWLLETHAHADHLSAAPYLQRQLGGVIAIGQSIQTVQGVFKKIFNLEPEFQLDGSQFGHLFADGETFRIGALTAQAIHVPGHTPADMAYLIGDAAFVGDTLFMPDVGTARCDFPGGDAHQLYRSIQRLLSLPAGTRLHMCHDYPPAGRDASWQSTVAEQRRANIHVRDGVSEDEFVAMRTRRDATLSMPTLILPAIQVNIRAGHFPPPEDNGVRYLKIPVDAL, translated from the coding sequence ATGTCTCCCCAGATCCAGGCCTTTTTCGATCCCGTCACCGCCACCGTCACCTACGTCGTGCATGAGCCCGCGCCGGGCGGCGCCTGCGCCATCATCGACTCGGTGCTGGACTACGACCCCAAGTCCGGACGCTGCAGCACCGCCAGCGCCGACCGGGTGGCCGACTACGTGCGCCAGCACGGCCTGAAGACCGAATGGCTGCTGGAAACCCACGCGCATGCCGACCACCTGTCGGCGGCGCCCTATCTGCAGCGGCAGCTCGGCGGCGTCATCGCCATCGGCCAGAGCATCCAGACCGTGCAGGGCGTGTTCAAGAAGATCTTCAACCTGGAACCGGAGTTCCAGCTGGACGGCTCGCAGTTCGGCCATCTGTTCGCCGACGGCGAAACCTTCCGCATCGGCGCGCTGACGGCGCAGGCCATCCACGTGCCCGGCCACACCCCGGCCGACATGGCCTACCTGATCGGCGACGCCGCTTTCGTCGGCGACACGCTGTTCATGCCGGACGTGGGCACGGCGCGCTGCGACTTCCCCGGCGGCGACGCCCATCAGCTCTACCGTTCCATCCAGCGGCTGCTGAGCCTGCCCGCCGGGACGCGGCTGCACATGTGCCACGACTACCCGCCCGCCGGACGCGACGCCTCCTGGCAGAGCACGGTGGCCGAACAGCGCCGCGCCAACATCCACGTGCGCGATGGCGTCAGCGAAGATGAATTCGTGGCCATGCGCACGCGGCGTGATGCCACGCTTTCCATGCCCACCCTCATCCTGCCCGCCATCCAGGTGAACATCCGCGCCGGCCACTTCCCGCCGCCCGAAGACAACGGCGTGCGCTATCTGAAAATACCCGTCGACGCGCTCTGA
- a CDS encoding FAD/NAD(P)-binding oxidoreductase: MPTAEAQRDFDVVVVGGGSAGIGVTASLLRRRPDLRIGVIEPSDKHYYQPAWTLVGGGAFDVAKTVRPTDAVMPKRATWLRAAAAGFEPEANRVRLADGSAVSYQQLIVCPGLRLAWDKVEGLADTLGKNGVSSNYRYDLAPYTWELVRGLKGGQALFTQPAMPIKCAGAPQKAMYLACDHWKRTGVLDRIDVEFDLAGAALFGVPTFVPPLMRYVESYGIALAFNSALVAVDGAARKAWFDLKNADGAVTRVEKSFDMLHAVPPQVPHDFLKNSPLADAAGWCEVDPATLLHVRHGNVFGLGDGICTSNAKTAAAARKQIVTVAENLLALREGHAMPVKYDGYGSCPLTVERGRIVLAEFGYGGKLLPTFPLDPTVPRKSAWFLKATLLPWIYWNGMLKGREWLARPLGN, translated from the coding sequence ATGCCGACAGCAGAGGCGCAGCGCGATTTCGATGTGGTGGTGGTGGGTGGCGGATCGGCGGGCATAGGCGTCACCGCCAGCCTGCTGCGCCGCCGTCCGGACCTGCGCATCGGCGTCATCGAGCCTAGCGACAAGCACTACTACCAGCCGGCCTGGACGCTGGTGGGCGGCGGCGCCTTCGACGTCGCCAAGACCGTGCGCCCAACCGACGCCGTCATGCCCAAACGCGCCACCTGGCTGCGGGCCGCCGCCGCAGGCTTCGAGCCCGAAGCCAACCGCGTGCGGCTGGCGGACGGCAGCGCCGTGAGCTACCAGCAATTGATCGTCTGCCCCGGCCTGCGCCTGGCGTGGGACAAGGTCGAGGGCCTGGCCGATACGCTGGGCAAGAACGGCGTCAGTTCCAACTACCGCTACGACCTGGCGCCCTATACCTGGGAACTGGTGCGCGGACTGAAGGGCGGGCAGGCGCTGTTCACGCAGCCGGCCATGCCCATCAAATGCGCCGGCGCGCCGCAGAAAGCCATGTACCTGGCCTGCGATCACTGGAAGCGCACAGGCGTGCTGGACCGCATCGACGTAGAGTTCGACCTGGCGGGCGCGGCGCTGTTCGGCGTGCCGACCTTTGTGCCGCCGCTGATGCGCTACGTGGAAAGCTACGGCATCGCGCTGGCCTTCAATTCAGCGCTGGTGGCGGTGGACGGCGCGGCGCGCAAGGCCTGGTTCGACCTCAAGAACGCTGACGGCGCGGTGACGCGCGTGGAGAAGTCCTTCGACATGCTGCACGCGGTGCCGCCCCAGGTCCCGCACGACTTCCTGAAAAACAGCCCGCTGGCGGATGCCGCCGGCTGGTGCGAAGTGGATCCCGCCACGCTTTTGCACGTGCGCCATGGCAACGTGTTCGGGCTGGGCGACGGTATCTGCACCAGCAATGCCAAGACTGCCGCGGCCGCGCGCAAGCAGATCGTGACAGTGGCCGAGAACCTGCTGGCGCTGCGCGAAGGCCACGCCATGCCGGTCAAGTACGACGGCTACGGCTCCTGCCCGCTGACGGTGGAGCGCGGCCGCATCGTGCTGGCCGAGTTCGGCTATGGCGGCAAGCTGTTGCCGACCTTCCCGCTGGATCCGACCGTGCCGCGCAAAAGCGCCTGGTTCCTCAAGGCGACCTTGCTGCCCTGGATCTACTGGAATGGCATGCTCAAGGGCCGTGAATGGCTGGCCCGCCCGCTGGGCAACTGA
- a CDS encoding phenylacetate--CoA ligase family protein: MSEFFDVLETRAPEQRERELMAALPAAIARAIARAPAIAEQLRGIDPATITSRAALASLPVLRKHELLERQQHSRDDATAPAGPQKAFGGFSAIGWGEAMRVFASPGPIYEPESARGDYWRFARALHAAGFRAGELAYNCFSYHFTPAGSMMETAAHAVGCTVFPGGTGQTEQQVRAIQDLAPTGYTGTPSFLKIILEKADELGVKLDSLRRALVSGEAFPPSLRDWLAARGIDGYQAYGSADLGMVAFETPAREGLVLGEDIIVEIVRPGTGEPVPDGEVGEVVVTTLNPDYPLVRFGTGDLSAVMPGISPCGRTNTRIKGWMGRADQTTKVRGMFVHPSQVADVARRHPEILRARLVISGSTGSDRMVLKVESRVRSEELGKRIAESVRDVTKLRSDVEWVDADGLPNDGKVIDDIRTYE, from the coding sequence ATGTCCGAGTTTTTCGATGTTCTGGAAACCAGAGCGCCCGAGCAACGCGAGCGCGAGCTGATGGCCGCCCTGCCCGCCGCGATCGCCCGGGCCATTGCGCGTGCGCCTGCCATCGCCGAGCAGTTGCGCGGCATCGACCCCGCCACCATCACGTCGCGCGCGGCCTTGGCAAGCCTGCCGGTGCTGCGCAAGCACGAACTGCTGGAGCGCCAGCAGCACAGCCGCGATGACGCGACGGCGCCTGCCGGGCCGCAGAAAGCCTTCGGCGGCTTCTCCGCCATCGGCTGGGGCGAGGCGATGCGGGTGTTCGCGTCGCCCGGCCCCATCTATGAACCGGAGAGCGCGCGCGGCGACTACTGGCGCTTTGCCCGCGCCCTGCACGCGGCGGGATTCCGCGCGGGCGAACTGGCCTACAACTGCTTTTCCTACCACTTCACACCCGCCGGTTCCATGATGGAAACCGCGGCGCATGCCGTGGGCTGCACCGTATTTCCGGGCGGCACCGGGCAGACCGAACAGCAGGTGCGCGCAATTCAGGACCTGGCGCCCACCGGCTATACCGGCACGCCCAGCTTCCTCAAGATCATCCTGGAGAAGGCCGACGAACTGGGCGTGAAGCTGGATTCGTTGCGCCGCGCGCTGGTATCCGGCGAAGCCTTCCCGCCGTCCCTGCGCGACTGGCTGGCGGCGCGCGGCATCGACGGCTACCAGGCCTACGGCAGCGCCGACCTCGGCATGGTCGCGTTTGAAACGCCGGCGCGCGAAGGCCTGGTGCTGGGCGAGGACATCATCGTCGAGATCGTGCGCCCCGGCACCGGCGAACCCGTGCCTGATGGCGAAGTCGGCGAGGTCGTGGTCACGACCTTGAACCCGGACTATCCGCTGGTGCGCTTCGGCACCGGCGACCTGTCCGCCGTCATGCCCGGCATCTCGCCTTGCGGCCGCACCAATACCCGCATCAAGGGCTGGATGGGACGCGCGGACCAGACCACCAAGGTACGCGGCATGTTCGTGCATCCGTCGCAGGTCGCCGATGTGGCGCGCCGCCACCCGGAGATCCTGCGCGCGCGGCTGGTGATCAGCGGCAGCACGGGGTCCGACCGCATGGTGCTCAAGGTGGAGTCCCGGGTGCGCAGCGAAGAGCTGGGCAAGCGCATCGCGGAGTCGGTGCGCGATGTGACCAAGCTGCGCAGCGACGTGGAATGGGTGGACGCGGACGGCCTGCCGAACGACGGCAAGGTCATCGACGACATCCGGACCTACGAGTAA
- a CDS encoding GNAT family N-acetyltransferase, with protein sequence MSTAEIRPIVAADFEAWLPLWKGYQDFYRVNIDDAVTRNTWARFLDPAEPMHAALAYESGRAVGMVHWIFHRSTWTAGDYCYLQDLYVDPDVRGTGAGRKLIEHVYAQAAAANCSRVYWLTHEANATAIQLYDRIADRSGFIQYRKVMP encoded by the coding sequence ATGAGTACCGCAGAAATCCGTCCCATCGTCGCCGCCGACTTCGAGGCCTGGCTGCCACTTTGGAAGGGCTACCAGGACTTCTATCGCGTCAACATCGACGACGCGGTCACGCGCAACACCTGGGCGCGCTTCCTGGACCCTGCCGAACCCATGCACGCGGCGCTGGCCTATGAAAGCGGCCGGGCCGTCGGCATGGTGCACTGGATCTTCCACCGCTCCACCTGGACGGCGGGCGACTACTGCTATCTGCAAGACCTGTACGTAGACCCGGACGTGCGCGGCACCGGCGCCGGCCGCAAGCTGATCGAACACGTGTACGCGCAGGCCGCCGCCGCCAACTGCTCGCGCGTGTACTGGCTGACGCACGAGGCCAACGCCACCGCCATCCAGCTCTACGACCGCATCGCCGACCGCTCCGGCTTCATCCAGTACCGCAAGGTGATGCCGTGA
- a CDS encoding glycosyltransferase, giving the protein MPDPNESLQARPGPDARLRILHTEAATSFGGQEFCIYKEMIAMRERGHHLEAVCQPDAELGRRLREVGFTVHLVAMDGPLNFVRCVAVMRRLLRGGRFDVVNTHSRRDTVLGAIAARLAGTRLIVRTRHLAKPINSLYAYTWLAHRVIAVSRYVRGQLLDGGARPEAIATIHSPVVLPQVQSGVCVRRELGLPEDALVVGCVAVMRADKGHCDLIDAFHRISATFPNAHLVLVGEGQPMGGQLRTQAEALGLAQRVHFTGRRDDIGNVLTAFDVFALPTLREALGTVFIEAAAMGLPVVGTNVGGVPETMQAGVTGLLVPPADPAALAGALESLLADPALRRRMGDAGRELIRGQGQFSAERTAALVEQAYAGWLAELRGSARIA; this is encoded by the coding sequence ATGCCGGATCCCAACGAATCGCTCCAGGCCCGGCCCGGCCCCGACGCGCGCCTGCGCATCCTGCATACGGAAGCCGCCACATCGTTCGGCGGCCAGGAGTTCTGCATCTACAAGGAGATGATCGCCATGCGCGAGCGCGGCCATCATCTGGAAGCGGTCTGCCAACCCGACGCGGAACTGGGCAGGCGTTTGCGCGAGGTCGGCTTTACGGTGCATCTCGTTGCCATGGACGGCCCGCTCAATTTCGTGCGTTGCGTCGCCGTCATGCGCCGCCTGTTGCGTGGCGGGCGCTTTGACGTGGTCAATACGCACAGCCGCCGCGATACGGTGTTGGGCGCGATCGCGGCCCGCCTGGCCGGCACGCGGCTCATCGTGCGCACGCGCCATCTGGCCAAGCCCATCAATTCCCTTTACGCCTATACCTGGCTGGCGCATCGCGTCATCGCCGTCAGCCGCTACGTGCGCGGGCAGTTGCTGGACGGGGGCGCGCGGCCGGAGGCCATCGCCACCATCCATTCGCCGGTGGTGCTGCCCCAGGTGCAAAGCGGCGTCTGCGTCAGGCGCGAACTCGGCCTGCCCGAGGACGCGCTGGTGGTCGGTTGCGTGGCCGTGATGCGGGCGGACAAGGGCCATTGCGATCTGATCGACGCCTTCCATCGCATTTCCGCCACGTTCCCGAATGCCCATCTGGTGCTGGTGGGCGAAGGCCAGCCCATGGGCGGGCAGTTGCGGACACAGGCGGAGGCGTTGGGCCTGGCCCAGCGCGTGCATTTCACGGGCCGGCGCGACGACATCGGCAACGTCCTGACTGCCTTCGACGTGTTCGCGCTGCCGACGCTGCGCGAGGCCCTGGGCACGGTATTCATCGAGGCCGCGGCCATGGGGCTGCCGGTGGTGGGCACCAATGTGGGCGGCGTGCCGGAAACCATGCAGGCTGGCGTGACGGGTCTGCTGGTGCCGCCTGCCGATCCGGCGGCATTGGCGGGCGCGCTGGAAAGCCTGTTGGCCGATCCTGCGCTGCGCCGCCGCATGGGCGACGCGGGCCGGGAGCTGATCCGGGGCCAGGGCCAGTTTTCCGCCGAACGCACGGCGGCCCTGGTGGAACAGGCCTATGCCGGCTGGCTGGCGGAACTGCGGGGATCGGCGCGCATCGCCTGA
- a CDS encoding ArsR/SmtB family transcription factor, with product MNEALTECEVAVLRESASQACALLKALANEDRLLLLCQLVQNERNVSELESLTGIHQPTLSQQLGVLRDEGLVATRREGKYVYYQMASFEVSQVMKTLSSLYCGRAMESLK from the coding sequence ATGAATGAAGCCCTGACCGAGTGCGAAGTCGCCGTCTTGCGCGAATCCGCCTCCCAGGCCTGCGCGCTGCTCAAGGCGCTGGCCAACGAAGACCGCTTGCTGCTGCTGTGCCAGCTGGTCCAGAACGAACGCAACGTGAGCGAACTCGAATCGCTGACTGGCATCCATCAGCCCACGCTGTCCCAGCAATTGGGCGTGCTGCGCGATGAAGGACTGGTCGCAACGCGGCGCGAGGGCAAGTACGTCTACTACCAGATGGCCAGTTTCGAGGTCAGCCAGGTCATGAAGACACTATCGAGTTTGTACTGCGGCCGCGCCATGGAGTCACTCAAGTGA